GGTGAGGACGAGGTTGCGGTTCTGCTCGTACGAGTCCGTGCCGTCGCCGGCGCGCCCGATGAGCACGTCGCCGATCCAGACCGTGTGCGCGCCCTGGCCCTGCAGCGCGCCCTTGTAGTTGACCCGACCGCGCGTGTTGGGCGCGTCGTGGTTCACGTAGACCTGCTGCTCGATGTACTGACCGGCGTCGGCGAAGTACACGCCGTACATCTCGGTGTCGGCACCCTGCGCACGGAGGTGCGTCGAGGGGTTGACCCGGATGACGTCGCCGCCGAGCGAGACCACGACGTGCTTGAGGAAGGCGTCGCGGCCGACCTCGGCGAAGTGGGTCGACACGTGCACCGCGTCGTCGTCCCAGTCCTGCAGGCTGACGACCGTCAGGCGGGCGCCGTCGCGGACGACGATCTCGACGTTCTCGCTGAGGAGCGCCGAACCACGGTTGTCGAGCACGACGATGCCCTGCGCGTGCGCCTCGGCCGTGATGACCGTGTGCGCGGCGCGGGGCTGCGTGCCGAAGTCGGAGCGCGTGATCGTGATGAACTCGTGCGCCTCGGTGGACTTGACCGTGACGGCCAAGACCGCGTCGCGAGCGGTCCAGGCGGCTGCGGCGGCGCGGTCCTCGGGCAGGCCGGCGGTGCCGACGCGGGGGTCGTCGCTGCGACCCCACTCGACGTCGGCGCCGTCGGACTGGCGGGCGAGGAACGGGTAGGCGGATCCGTCGAGGCCACCGTCGAGCAGGGGCTGGAGCTTCGCGAGGGGCGCGAACTTCCAGTTCACCTCTCGCCCGGTGACGGTCGGGAACGCGTCGACGTCACCGGACTGGAACCGCTCGGAGCGGGTCTGCACCGGGATCGTCTTGTCGGGCGCGTCCCAGCCGCCGTCGGAGTGTGCTCCGGCGCCGTGCTGCGTGGTCGCCGCGGGCTCGATCGGCTGGTCGATGTGGGGAGGGGTGGTGCTGGACATCTAGCCGACGGATCCTTCCATGCTCATCTCGATGAGCTTGTTGAGTTCGAGTGCGTACTCCATCGGGAGCTCGCGGGCGATCGGCTCGATGAAGCCGCGGACGATCATCGCCATCGCCTCGTCCTCGGGCATGCCGCGCGACATGAGGTAGAACAGCTGCTCCTCGCTCACGCGGGAGACCGTGGCCTCGTGCCCGAGCTGGACGTCGTCGACGCGGATGTCGATCGCCGGGTACGTGTCCGATCGGCTGATGGTGTCCACCAGCAACGCATCGCACCGCACGGTGTTCGCCGCGTGGTGGGCTGCCGGGTCGACCCGGACCTCACCGCGGTACCCCGCGCGACCGCCGCCACGGGCGATCGACTTCGAGACGATCGAGGACGTCGTGTACGGCGCCATGTGGATCATCTTCGCGCCGGCGTCCTGGTGCTGGCCGGGGCCGGCGAAGGCGACGGAGAGCGTCTCGCCCTTGGCGTGCTCACCCGCGAGGTAGATCGAGGGGTACTTCATCGTCACCTTCGAGCCGATGTTGCCGTCGATCCACTCCATCGT
The sequence above is a segment of the Curtobacterium sp. BH-2-1-1 genome. Coding sequences within it:
- the sufD gene encoding Fe-S cluster assembly protein SufD, giving the protein MSSTTPPHIDQPIEPAATTQHGAGAHSDGGWDAPDKTIPVQTRSERFQSGDVDAFPTVTGREVNWKFAPLAKLQPLLDGGLDGSAYPFLARQSDGADVEWGRSDDPRVGTAGLPEDRAAAAAWTARDAVLAVTVKSTEAHEFITITRSDFGTQPRAAHTVITAEAHAQGIVVLDNRGSALLSENVEIVVRDGARLTVVSLQDWDDDAVHVSTHFAEVGRDAFLKHVVVSLGGDVIRVNPSTHLRAQGADTEMYGVYFADAGQYIEQQVYVNHDAPNTRGRVNYKGALQGQGAHTVWIGDVLIGRAGDGTDSYEQNRNLVLTDGTRADSIPNLEIETGNIEGAGHASATGRFDDEQLFYLQSRGIPEEEARRLVVLGFLVEVIQKIGAPELEERLIAAVEQELAEGRSVIAEAAPEASA